One stretch of Tribolium castaneum strain GA2 chromosome 5, icTriCast1.1, whole genome shotgun sequence DNA includes these proteins:
- the LOC657370 gene encoding brachyurin, producing the protein MKSFIVILLCVSQIWALPKGVRIIGGHNAYAGEFPYAAAIYKSTSEGRYFCTGSLLSNQWVLTAGQCVDGATSFTIVLGTHKLDGDSANVQKLATDEFVLHPDYNPTTLENDIGLIKLRMPVTFSIYIRRLYLPFSDLPNSIVGVAFGWGQTSDDNADLSNTLQYVNLSEVSDEECKITYGDQVAENMVCFEGNYNEGTCFGDTGSPIILHVSRGYTIVVAVASFFSSNGCESTDPSGYTRVFPYNDWIKNVTELPM; encoded by the exons ATGAAATCGTTTATTGTCATTTTGTTATGTGTTTCCCAAATCTGGGCACTTCCAAAGG GGGTGCGCATAATTGGTGGTCATAATGCGTACGCTGGTGAATTTCCTTATGCGGCAGCTATTTACAAATCGACATCAGAAGGTAGATATTTCTGTACCGGATCTCTTTTGAGTAATCAATGGGTTCTCACAGCTGGTCAGTGCGTTGATGG CGCTACCTCTTTTACCATCGTTTTGGGAACACACAAATTAGATGGAGATAGTGCAAATGTGCAAAAATTAGCAACAGACGAATTTGTTTTACATCCTGATTACAATCCGACGACTTTAGAAAATGACATCGGGCTTATTAAGTTACGAATGCCTGTAACTTTTAGCA TTTACATCAGAAGACTTTATTTGCCATTTTCTGATCTACCAAATAGTATAGTCGGTGTAGCTTTTGGCTGGGGACAAACTAGTGATG ATAATGCTGATCTCTCAAACACCTTACAATATGTAAATTTAAGTGAAGTGTCCGATGAAGAGTGTAAAATTACTTATGGAGACCAAGTGGCTGAAAATATGGTCTGTTTTGAAGGAAACTACAATGAAGGCACATGTTTT GGAGATACCGGAAGTCCAATTATTCTGCATGTTAGCAGAGGTTATACAATCGTTGTCGCAGTTGCAAGTTTCTTCAGTTCAAATGGATGCGAAAGTACTGATCCCTCGGGATATACAAGGGTTTTTCCCTACAACGACTGGATTAAAAACGTGACAGAACTGCCAatgtaa
- the LOC657444 gene encoding brachyurin isoform X1, with the protein MRLLFLLFCVTTVWAFPNSKATRPDVKIIGGSVARRGQFPFAAAIYTSTADGNYFCGGTLLNAQWVLTAGQCVIGVHTFNIHLGATALKGDDPYAVQVSSDTYVLHPDYDPQTLANDVGLIWLRLPVAFSDYLKPIDYLPSSELGESSSAMTLGWGQISDEEEGTVNDLRWVNVTSLSNAECKITYGNQILDSMVCVDGSYNEGTCKGDSGGPLVQLISRGRYVVVGVSSFVSWNGCESTDPSGFTRIFPYNEWIKNVTGKA; encoded by the exons ATGAGATTActctttttgttgttttgtgttaCCACCGTTTGGGCTTTTCCAAATTCAAAAGCAACAAGACCTG atgtaaaaataattggcGGATCGGTGGCTAGAAGAGGTCAGTTTCCTTTTGCTGCAGCCATATATACGTCCACTGCAGATGGAAATTATTTCTGTGGTGGAACTCTTTTGAACGCACAATGGGTACTAACTGCAGGTCAATGCGTCATTGg AGTGCACACTTTTAATATACATCTGGGGGCAACAGCTTTAAAAGGAGATGATCCCTATGCTGTGCAAGTTTCCTCAGACACTTATGTTTTACATCCGGATTATGACCCACAAACTTTAGCTAACGATGTTGGGCTCATTTGGCTTCGCCTGCCTGTTGCATTTTCAG atTATTTAAAACCTATTGACTATCTACCATCTAGTGAACTTGGAGAATCAAGTTCGGCGATGACACTTGGATGGGGCCAAATATCAGACG AAGAAGAAGGAACTGTTAATGACCTTCGGTGGGTGAACGTCACTTCTTTGTCAAACGCTGAGTGTAAAATAACATACGGGAATCAAATTTTGGACAGTATGGTGTGTGTAGATGGAAGTTACAATGAAGGAACTTGCAAG GGTGATAGTGGAGGTCCACTTGTACAGTTGATTAGTCGCGGCCGTTACGTGGTTGTTGGTGTGTCTAGTTTTGTCAGTTGGAACGGATGTGAAAGCACCGATCCTTCAGGTTTTACAAGAATATTTCCATATAATGAATggataaaaaatgttacggGTAAAGCGTAA
- the LOC657444 gene encoding brachyurin isoform X2, whose product MRLLFLLFCVTTVWAFPNSKATRPDVKIIGGSVARRGQFPFAAAIYTSTADGNYFCGGTLLNAQWVLTAGQCVIGVHTFNIHLGATALKGDDPYAVQVSSDTYVLHPDYDPQTLANDVGLIWLRLPVAFSDYLKPIDYLPSSELGESSSAMTLGWGQISDEEGTVNDLRWVNVTSLSNAECKITYGNQILDSMVCVDGSYNEGTCKGDSGGPLVQLISRGRYVVVGVSSFVSWNGCESTDPSGFTRIFPYNEWIKNVTGKA is encoded by the exons ATGAGATTActctttttgttgttttgtgttaCCACCGTTTGGGCTTTTCCAAATTCAAAAGCAACAAGACCTG atgtaaaaataattggcGGATCGGTGGCTAGAAGAGGTCAGTTTCCTTTTGCTGCAGCCATATATACGTCCACTGCAGATGGAAATTATTTCTGTGGTGGAACTCTTTTGAACGCACAATGGGTACTAACTGCAGGTCAATGCGTCATTGg AGTGCACACTTTTAATATACATCTGGGGGCAACAGCTTTAAAAGGAGATGATCCCTATGCTGTGCAAGTTTCCTCAGACACTTATGTTTTACATCCGGATTATGACCCACAAACTTTAGCTAACGATGTTGGGCTCATTTGGCTTCGCCTGCCTGTTGCATTTTCAG atTATTTAAAACCTATTGACTATCTACCATCTAGTGAACTTGGAGAATCAAGTTCGGCGATGACACTTGGATGGGGCCAAATATCAGACG AAGAAGGAACTGTTAATGACCTTCGGTGGGTGAACGTCACTTCTTTGTCAAACGCTGAGTGTAAAATAACATACGGGAATCAAATTTTGGACAGTATGGTGTGTGTAGATGGAAGTTACAATGAAGGAACTTGCAAG GGTGATAGTGGAGGTCCACTTGTACAGTTGATTAGTCGCGGCCGTTACGTGGTTGTTGGTGTGTCTAGTTTTGTCAGTTGGAACGGATGTGAAAGCACCGATCCTTCAGGTTTTACAAGAATATTTCCATATAATGAATggataaaaaatgttacggGTAAAGCGTAA